The genomic DNA TTGTAGAGATTCTCTTTGAGGTGATACCAGTCGAGAATCTCTCGCCGCTCATCGGCAGAGGCGATTTGACCAAACAGATTCCACACCCCCTCATGCCCATCGCCTAAACACACTACAGGCTTAAGCAACCGTTGAGCATTGAGGTAATCGACCAAGCTCTCATTGTCCTGATAAAAGGCAGCATAGTATGTTCCCTGCAACCGCACTGCTTTATAGTCCCGCCATCGGCTGTCGCTGTCTTGGAGGTCACGCAAGCGCACTTTCCCGCCGTCAATGCTGATCTCACTGACGCCTTGTTTCGCCTCCGGCAACTCCCATGCCTGCCGTCCTACCAAGCGTTGTTGGGTCGAGTGCCCCACCGCTATCCCCGTCAATGCAGCAATGTCTGCTTCCGCATTCTGAAATGACTCATTCGCACTCAGCCGTAAGCAAGCCTTCTCTAAGCCTCCACTTATCCGACTCCGGGGCTTGACTCCCAACCGTTCGGCTTGATGCTTTTGCAAGCACAACTTACCCACCAGACTCTTTAGCGGTCGGCTTCGTCCTTTGCCGGGTCGGACTGCACCGTTGACAAAAAAAGGGCAACTTCCGGACTAACGTGTTCGAGCATCTGTTGGCGAACCGTTTGCTCAATCCCCTCTAGCGTCTTCAGGCTCGCTTTGTCGCTATTGCGATACAGAATTTCTGCGATCTCTTGACTGCAAGCTCTGATCCGTTCCTGCTCTTCTGGAGTCATCAACCTTACCTCTTGCCCAACCCCTCTATTGTCGCTCCCTTCTCTGTTTTTGCATAAGTGGGATGCTCCCGATTGCAGTAAAGCCTCTCATGATATTAGTAAGCTTTACTCCCTAACTCCCATTGGTGTTGGAACAACCTATGTCGAGAGTTTATCAGGCTATATCACGCGCTTAGCAGAGGCTCACTGTGTCTCTGTTGGAATTCCCATGGATCGTATGGTTGGACTGTACTATAAACCAAATAATGAGAACAAATTGTTTGTGCGGACAGGGCTATTTTCTCAAGCAGGCTCAGCCATTAATGGTTTAGGAGTTACAGCAATAGACTTAGTGAAAGCATTAAAAGCCCTAACTGGCGAATCCA from Leptolyngbya ohadii IS1 includes the following:
- a CDS encoding ISKra4 family transposase (programmed frameshift); protein product: MTPEEQERIRACSQEIAEILYRNSDKASLKTLEGIEQTVRQQMLEHVSPEVAPFFVNGAVRPGKGRSRPLKSLVGKLCLQKHQAERLGVKPRSRISGGLEKACLRLSANESFQNAEADIAALTGIAVGHSTQQRLVGRQAWELPEAKQGVSEISIDGGKVRLRDLQDSDSRWRDYKAVRLQGTYYAAFYQDNESLVDYLNAQRLLKPVVCLGDGHEGVWNLFGQIASADERREILDWYHLKENLYKVGGSLKRLKKAESLLWQGQVEQAKALFADCQRKQARNFEAYLDKHRSRIVHYADTQTQQLCSIGSGAVESAVKQIGRRLQISGAHWNRVSVNPMLNLRCAYLNGLLAS